The genomic region CCTTACCCTGCCCCCGTTGCAGCGCTACTCTGAACGGAAAGTACTCATAGACTCCCTGATGGATCGGGCACAGATCACCGGTTCATCGGACTCCGTCATTGGCCTCTATGAATTTCCGGGTGCCCGACTCCTCCTCATCAACCGGAGTGAGCGGGTGACCGAAATTCTGGATAGCGGTGGCAAGCTGCAGACCGTTTCCCTGGCACCGGTTCCTGTGGGATCATTCCACTTTGAGGACAACCAGACCGAAAACCCCGAACATGGTGGATATCAGTACCACTATGAGAATTCGGTCTCGATCACGCGGATCGATTTGGTCATCCCCACCCCGGGAAATGTGACTCCCCCCCTGTATATCGTGAATAAGACGGAGATTGAACAGGTTTTTTATCCGGAAGGCAGGTCCCTTGCCACGATCACGACAACCGGCAGATTTTATGTGATATATGGGCAGCGGGTGGAACGCGTTACCGGAACCTCAGCAATCATACTCGATCCTGCATGGAAGCAGTGCTCTCACCGGATAGAGATATCCGGGGAAGGCAGCCGGGTGGGGGAGACAAAATATACGATAAAATTCGCACGATCTTCGGAACGGCTGTTGTGGTCCCGCCTGATCACCACAAGTGATCACATTCAGGTCTTTGATGCGGCAATGGGGGGCACAAGCAGCAGCCAGTGGATTTCCAGCGATAGTACCGGGTGCAGCTGTTGAAAGGGGGGGAGAAAAGTGTATGTCACCGGTACAATTTCTCAAGGATATGATCGCAGAAACCTGCCGGTATGACACCACGGCATCAGTGAGAGCTTTGCTAACAGGAGCTGAATAAATATGACATTTCTAACCAGAATTCAGGAACAGATTGTACCAGTCACGATTGCTGTAGTCATCTGTGCGATCGGATTTTTTTCCTTCACCAGGATGCCTGCGCTGGGAACCGCAGGAGATGTAATCGTATGGATAATGCTGCTCGTTGCCTTCTGTGTTTTATTCTCATTTTTCCCGGCAATTGCTATCATCTACGGTTGGTATACCGGGAACCGGGCCGGTGCAATCCTTGCCGGGGCACTACCGCTTCCCCTGTTATCTATTACTGTGTATTCCCTGTTCCGTGCAAATAACATGGTGTTTATTCATCACGACACAATCATTTTTATTTTAATTCTTTCAGCAATCTGCGGTTTTGCAGGATTTTGTGCAGCACAGAGGACGAAACCGTTCCTTGCGGTTTCGGTTGTTCTCAACGGATTCTGGCTTTTTTTCTGGATGAATGCATTCAATTGAGGTCTATGCGATGGAGTTCATTGCTGTTTATTACTGGAATACGGTTTGCCTGATGGTGAACCGGTTGAACAAAGAGGGATGTGATTGATGGTGATTACCTTAACAGAGAGCCTTGGTATTTCGATGATAGCACCGGATGCAGCTGCTGGCGGGGTGAAAGAAACCATGAAATTTCATATGCTTACCGTCATTGTTCTGGTTCTTGCAGCGATCGTTTCGATCCCGGGCGTGAGTGCGGAGAACCAGACGATGGACACTGCGTATTATCTGACCCATGCGGAGACTCTCGCAGGGCAAAAGGACATGTCGATGTATAATAAACCCCATCCCGTAGAACCGCTCGTGACTATGAACGAGTCGGCTGCCCGGCTCTACCCGAACGTGACCTGGTGCGGGAAAGACTGCATGGTAACAAGGCCGTGCTCCTTCCCGTTCATCCGGTGCGAGTCACTGCTCACGGTTATGGTTGTGTATAATGTGAATACATCCTGTGCTGATCAGCCCGGCCCGGTTATCGGGTACGGCATGGGCGGATGGCCATTGCAGAACCCTGTTTTCGTTCCAGGGTCCGGAATATCAAACCTAAATCTGCCGTTCGGGACACTTGCAGGGATGTTCTCTGCGACGGAAATTGTTTCCGTTGATATCGCCCCGTCCACCTCATATCTGCCCTCCCGGGAGTTTCTGGAATATGTGAACGCCCCGGCAATTACCCGGGAACAAAAAGAAAGTGCCCTCAGGATTGCATTAACGTCAAAAAAATTTCAGAGTTACATGAACGAATCGCACGGACCCATCTCGTTTGGATGGGCGTATCCGTATTCCGGAATGGTTCGTTTATCCATGACGGCAGGCTCAGCGACATCCCGGGTTTATGGGTTGGCATCTGTCTATATTGACATAGATCGTGGAGTACTCGACAATGAGAGCTTTATTGACTGGAAAAAATACTGGTAGGGAATATGTTCGATAAACTGTTTCAGACAATTAACGGTTCAATCGGGGAAACTATACTGTTCATTCTGCTGCTGGTGTATGTTGCTGGATCAGGGTGCATCGACAATTCAGTTAACCAGACAGCTACTGGAGTGATACACACTCAAAAAGAGAATACCTCCCTCCGGTCCACCGCAGATCCCAACAAAGTTCCCATTGAAACTGCGTACAACCAGTCACTTGCAGAATTCTGGAGGTTTGCCATTGAGGGTCCCTACAGTTCCGCACCGAACTGGGTTTCTGCATCTCTCGATCCCGAACCGGTCATCCTCTATGATATCAACGGCAGGCCGCAGTATTATGAATTTTATCTCAGAAACAAAGGAACCATTCCGGGTTATTTCTGGACGGCTGCAAACAAACTTCTGGGTCACGGGATTTTCCGGTTATATGAAGGGCCACCTTCCTACAACCATTCGCGGATTGCACTGGATGCAGAAGATATCGTCAAAGCCCGGTACCCGGATTACCCGGTCCTGTCGAATACGCCTGCCCTCTACAGCGGCGGGTACCCTCACCTCTGTGCCATGGTCATTATCCTAAACACGACCGCCGGTGCAAACGAGAGGATCATCGTCGATGCGTTCACTCATGAAATCGTTTCGGACCACCCCTCCGAAGATTACAACGGCCATGAATACGCCTGGTCCTGTCTTGATTCTATCCCGCAAATCGAATACCCGGCACGCATTGCACAGTGGGAATTGCAGGATTCAAATGCCAGCAGGATCGTGAATTATGCCATGGCGCAGGGCATCGATGTCCGGCTCCCTCTGTCAGAGCAGGATACGAGCATCCTCCGCAACTATTACGCATCGGTGTCTCCGGGCTCCTCATCGCCGGAACCTGACAGGACACCGGATATTCCGGATGACCGTCCGATTACGGAGGAGTTGATCAACGAAAATGTGGTGACGGTTGAAACAGCCCGCATCCACGCCCTCGCATATCTCTGGCGCTGTCAGCTGGACGACCCTGAGATCCACAGCTGGCCATCATACCGGAATGCAACCCTGAACATGACGGCTTATGGTCTGATAGAAGACATCAATGGAAGAAAAATACGGTACACCTTCCCGGTTGAACGCGGAGGAGTGTCTGCAGGAGAGATCGTTGTCGGTGCAAACCGGATGCTCAGTAGCATCCATGGTGGAACAGCACGGGGGGATTACGATTATGTAAACGCATCCCGAAAGGCATGGGAGATTGCGGACCGGGATTATCAGGCTGCCCGTATCATTTCAGAGCGACACGTATCTGCAATCGGGCAACATCCCGGGGTATGGGTTATCCTGCTTGTGGAACAGGAACAATCCCTGCAACAGACGCGTATCGGGGTCAACACCCAGACATTTGATCTCCTCACAGAAAATGTCACGGTATCAGAAGGGTCGGGCAGTTTCTCCCCGGGTTTATCCGCCATTTCCCGGCAGGATGCCAATGACGCAATAGAGCAATGGGAAAAAGAGGATAAAAAAGATCAGGATTTTATCACCCATGCAAAATCTCATGGAATTCGAACTGACCGACCGTTATCAGACAAAGAAATCGTCACGCTCGGTACGTATATCTTCAAAACGGAGCCCCGGTACCCGCCGGAGGGGTTATTATACAACCCTCTGTATCCACAACCTGCGATTCGCCCGACACTTGATACGGGAACCCGGGGATGGCATGAACAGGCCGACTGGTTCAGCGCGATCCTTGTCGATGCATCAATTGGCGAAGTGGAGGCCGGGCAGATCCTCAGTAGCCATTCCCTGCCCGGGAACTACACGGTGAATATCCTCACGGTTGGAGCCATGGGTGCAGATTATTATCTCGAAGTGCCCGAGCCGGATTACAACCGGACATTCAGTATTCTTAAAACGGATGGAAGTGCTGAGATCCGTGAACAGGTTGCACCGATGTGGGAATATGTGCAGATCGTTAAACGGAAAAATGGTTCGATCATCATTCCAGTTGCTATAGGATACCCGGAGGAAGCGAATGCACAACGGCTCATTGCAGCCGGTGTTCCTTTAAAGCCTATGCGGGAAGTCTACATCCAGTATGATTATGCAGCAATGCCCAAAAAATCAGAGCGGGAAAAAGCTCTTGCCGAACTCAACGCAGATGACCGGGTATTGTTTGCGTTCAAGGAGTATCCATCATGACAGGTTGTATATCCGGTTCACGCAATGGGGAACTCAGTGTTTTGGAGATTGAGCGATTCCCATGATCGATGAACCAACAGGCACAGGAACGCAATGGATGAAAGCCCAGGTTCTTGCCGGGATTACCGGAGGAATTCTCCTCACCATCGTTCTCCACCTGGCAAACGGGGGATGGCATGGATTGATGGAGTACAACAGCAGGCTTTTTGGAATTTATGCAGACTCTTATCTGATCCTGGTGCTGCTGGGCTTCCTATTCACCGGGGCATTATCCGTTTTTTTTCTTGCAGAACATGGGATTACCAGAAAAAAGGTAATGGCATCCGGCATCCTGTCAGGAATTATCGCAGGGATGGTGTTCAGTAATTTTTATCTTTACACGGATATTTTACTGAATCCTACGAATTATCCCCCGTTCCCGGGAGATTTTTTTAAGATGTGGACGTTTTTTAATATTATCAGCAGCGGATGGTTCATTCTCGTGGGAATATCCATGCTCACCGGCATGATTGTTGCGACCATGGATGCGCTGGCATCCGGTTTCCTCGAACAGAGGTTCGGTAAAACGACCGGTTACGGAGAGGATGACGTGAAGGACGGAAACGTAAACCAGACTGTCCTCTTTGCATTGTTCACCTTAATTATCGCAATTTTAATAATCCCACCGGTGATTGTTGCGATAGGAATCGAACAGGGCGCAATCGCACAGGAACCTTTCGGCCCGGTCAGTTTCGGGTCGGTCGGTCTTCCAGCCCTGCCGGATCAACCGATTGGGGACGATCACGCTTCCAACGTTACCCGGTGGATGCAGGAACATGCGGGACAAGAGGTATCGGCCGGAGAGTACCTGGTGATCACCAACCCCGGATATCTTGATTCCCGACCGCAAAACGTCCGGGCAGCGTATTCCCGGATGAAAGTCCGGGTGCCGAATTTCAGCAACCCGGATCCGGGAGATTATGACCGGTCAGCCGGAGGTATGCAGTATGGCAAGCGCAGCGTTGCCATCGCAGCATTTGGTTATCGGGGGATACCGGATGATCAACAACCGGCATATCCCCTGAATTACACCAGCCAGTGCATCCTGAATGAGTCGATGATCGAAGTCTCGAACGGGCTGGCGGACCGGGAGATCCCGGCAGTGACCTATTTCGAAACAGTCTGTCCGGACTTTTTTTTCAGCCTGACCGAATCGCAAAAAGCCGCGTTGAACAACCAGTCCATGAACGTGTCAAAAATCCCGGGCCGCGATGAAACGGCTGCATATGTTCCGTCATTGTACGTATCGGACACTCATATTGAGCTCAACATGGAATCGTTAAATGTCGTGGTCTTTGGAATCTTCGGGCTCACTATCGTGGCAGCCGGGTATTTAATACTCAGGAGAAAACGCAAATGACAATGAATGCAGATTTCCTCGTAAAAATATTTCTCACGGTGATGTAATGTATTCCCCCCTTTTCGACCCAATGATTATCGTTGCATTCCTCTTTATTACCGGAATGATGGGAGTCATGGCACTCCCGGTTGCAGCCCTGGCATCGTTGTTCTCTTATCTTATCGGAAGGACCCCGCAGAAATGGTTGCATGTGGTCATTCCCGTTGCGGTCGCGCTCGTTTTCATTGCGGGAGAACGCCCGTTCCAGGCATTCATGTATACATCGCTGAGCGCAAACGACTTTCTCCTGCTGGGCTCGTTCATCACCATCATCCAAGTTATCCCCCAGGCATGTATCCTCGCGATGGGAGTGATAACGCCGTTCCCGCTCATCCGAAAACATCTCACCCTGAAACGGGAATGGCATGCAGTCTTTGCTGCCGCCATGATCGCAGTGACCGGTATCTACCTGCATAATATGTTCATAGCTTTAGGCCCTCATATGGGAACATACCCGGATATCTCCGGGATTCCCTATATTGTGTTCTTCACCGGGCTCAGCCCGTTTCTCGCGGCAATGGTGATCGCTGCTGCGGTATTCGGTGCCATCCTGTTCCTGCAGCAGGTCCACAGCCTTGTTGCAGACCATCCCCGGAAACAGTCGATCCTTCTCGCAGTCGCGGCATCCCTGTTCGTTTTCCTGCCGGCTGCAGGTATCGGCGGGCTAGCCGTCTTTTTCATGACGATACTCAGGAGAATCCCCGGAAGGGTGATTCCCCTGGGAATATCCGTGGCTGCTCTGGTCGTGCTCTCCCTTATCGGTTCGATGCTTATGGGAATCCCCGGCCTGGAGCTGGTCGTGTATTTCTTCATTTTCACGATGGCGATCATGGCATTTGCCGTACTGGTGCCATTCCTGTATTTCGCCCCGGGTATCGGGAAAACCTGGCAACCCGTCATTCTTCTTGCCGGTGCAGTTGCCGCCGATCTTATCCTGTCACTGATTGCTGTCGTATTCGAACTGGGCGAGCGTCTTACCTCAGATCCGGTTACCATACTGACCTTTGCCGAAGGAGGTATGATCCTTGCCGCATGTGCATTTGCCACCGGGAAGTACCTTGTCACACGCCGGGATTTCCGATCATCACCGGCCACGGCAGGTGAAGTCCCTTGAGCAGTCACTCGCGAATCCCGCATATGCGGCTAATCGTGGTCGTTATCCTGCTCCTCCTGTTTGCCGGGCCGGTCTTCGCGGCTGAAGATCCCGGGATCAATTACCGTGATGTTGTGAAGACGGGTGACGGGGGGTATGTCCTTACCGGGACTCCCGAGACGCCGGTGGGAGACCAGATAGACCGGTATACCAGTGGGGGGGACATATCCCTGGAAAGAAGGGACAGCAACGATATCGTTATATGGAAACGGTTATTCGGGGGCGATAAAAAAGATGAAGCCCGGGGTGTCATCGGAGTGTCCGATGGCGGGTTCTTGGTATTCGGGTCAACGGAATCGTTCGGCACGGGAGCATGGGTGATCAGGACCGATGCCGAAGGCAGGGAATTGTGGAACAAGACCTTCGGCAAAGGATGGACGACCGGGATCAACGCGGTCATTGAGATGCGTGGCGGGGGATTTGCACTGGCGGGCACATCCGATGCGTTCAGCGATAAGGGACAGGGGGCATGGCTCGTCAGGACCGATTCTTCGGGAACCGAACTCTGGAACCGGACGTACGGGGGCGAGGTCTTTGACTCGGCAGAGTCCGTTGCAGAATACCCAAATGGAGGGCTGGTTATTGCCGGTGTCAGGAATACCAATTCGGGGAATCTTCAGGAGGCCCTCCTGATCAGGATCGATTCTGCCGGTAATCTCGTATGGGAGAAGACGTTTGGGGGGAGCGGGCAGGATGAAGCCCGATCGGTAGTGGTCACCCGCCAGGATGAGATCGTTTTTACCGGGTCATCCTTCTCCCCGGGGTTGACCATCGATGACTTCTGGGTCGTGAAGATTGATGCGGAAGGGAACGAGATATGGAACCGGAAGATCGCCGGCAAAGGGATCGAATGCGGCATGGCAATTGCCCAATCTCCCGAAAACGGGTTCCTTGTTGGCGAGGCCGTTGCTGCGGACACGTGGGAGATCCATCTCGTAAACCTGGATAATGATGGCACGGTACTCTGGGATAAGACCTTTACCGGGATTGACACGGAGATCCTGTCGGGAAGCTGGAGTCTGTCCCGGCTCACAGATGGATCGCTCGTCCTGTCAGGGACTGGTGAAGGATGGGGAACATGGGCTCTCGAGATGACGGCTGATGGCACGGAAACCGGTCGGCATCTGTTTGGCATGAAGACCCCTGACATTTCCCCCGCTCCGGAGACCACATGGCGGCAGCCGTACATTCAGAGCGGCTGGCTGGTCAGGACCGATGCACTGGGGAAAGAACTCTGGAACACGAGCTTCGGTGATAACCGGATGCAGGAACCCTTCTCTCTTCGGACGGTGAACAGCGGCGGATATGTGGTTGCAGGGTCTGCTGTGAACAATGGCGAGCATTCCGACGCATGGCTGACGTTCTTCGATGACCATGGTCAAAAAACCGGGCGGGTCATTGTGGGTTCGGATGGACTTGCAGAAATCCATGCTGTGCAAGAGCTGCCGGATGGTGGTTTTGTCCTTACGGGAAAGCATGATTATTCCGGCTGGGAGTCAACGAAAATGTGGCTCATCCGTACCGATAAGACCGGATCGAAACAGTGGGAAAAAGACATCCCTGACCTGCCAACAGGAGAAGGGGCGTCTGTCACCCGGTCATCTGACGGCGGGTATGTTGTGTCCGGGAGTTTCCTGTCACAAGAACACCGTTCTCCGGATGGCGTTATCGTTAAAACCGGTGCGGACAGAACGGTTCTCTGGAAACAGACTTTTGGCGGTTCCGGCCAGGATGGGATCCGAAGTGTCGACCAGACACCGGATGGCGGTTATATCGCGGTGCTGGCAACAACGGAAGGGGGTATGGTTGACACATTTACAAGTTCGGCGACACTCATCCGGCTCGATAATCAGGGAACCCTCGTGTGGTCCCGGCCATTGACCGAAAGTTCACCGGTTGAGCCCAGAATGGTTCTGCCGACATCGGATGGCGGGTTCCTTGTTGCGGGCTACGCAATCAAAGGGGATTCACTCGTTGGCCCGTGGATCGTGAAGACCGATGGATCCGGCAATATTCTCTGGCACCGGGTCTATGATTTCGGGACCTATGCACCGAAAGGATCGGAACTGGCAGTTGAAGTTCCGGACGGCGGGTATGCAATGATCGGTGATAAGGACGGGGATATCTGGCTCATCCGGCTGGATCGATCCGGTGCAGAGCTCTGGAACAGGACCTACGGCGGCTGGTCCGGGGAAAATGCCCGCTCACTCCAGGCAACCAGCGACGGGAGTTTTGTGATTGCCGGGACGACCACGTCATATCCTGTCACGGATACTGCACATCCCGGACGCCTGTATCCGCTGTTTATCCTGTTTACCATTATTCTTGCTGGCAGTGTGATTATCGTGTTCCGAAAAGAGCAGAAACGTTAGAGGTGGTTAATCATACGATTACATCGTGTCATCCTGATGGTACTTCTGGGGGCGCTGCTGGCGGGAATGGTTTTGCCCGTGAATGCAGCTGACACCGGGAACTCCCCGGTCCCAGTCTGGTCGGACCAGACCGGAACCCGTGATGTCCTCATCCAATGTTCCGGGAACGGGAAGTATATTGTTTCCGGTTCCGACACAGGAATTCTCCGGTTGTATAATCAGACCGGAACGATCCTCTGGACATTCCAGCGGGACGAAAAAATGGTCCGGTCAATCGCGATCTCCGGTAACGGGGATTATGTCGGCGCCGTATTTCTCAATCCCGATGCACCATCGTTTTATGCAGACGGTGAAATTCTCTTTTTCAACCGGACCGGAAGTGTGCTCTGGGATTATACCAGCGATTACACGGTGGAACGTATTGCGATATCCGATGACGGGAATTCAATCTATGCGTCCGGCAGCCCGAACCTGTATTCGTTTGACCGGAATGGTACCATTATCGGGCAAAATGTATCCCAGGGACGAACATGGACTCTTGATGCTGCCGGCGATGGTTCGTACGCAGTAGCCGGAGGTACAATTACTGATAGAATACATATAGCCGGATCCCAGACTCCCGCTAACAGAATATATGCGTTTGAAAAAGACGGGACAATTCCCTGGAATTATTCAACGAAGCAGCGTATTACCAGTGTAGGAGTATCTTCAGAGGGGGAGTCCATCGTGAGCGCAGGTGACTCCCATCTCTATTCACTTGATCGCAACGGAACATTGATGTGGCAGTTCAACAGCAGTCCGTATTATTCCAGCGTGGCTGTGTCATCGGATGGAGGATATACTGCTGCCGGCTCCCAGTATTATGTCCGGTTGTTCAACAGAACCGGGGCACTTCTCTGGAAATATGAATATAATTCAATGATCAGTAGTGTAGGACTCTTCAACGACGGCAATGTTATCATTGCGGGTGCTTCAGATGGCGTTTATGTTTTTAATAAGACGGGAAAGTTACTCTGGCATTATGGAACACCGAAATCAGTATTGCACGTATCTGTTGCAAAAGATGGCATGTATTTTGCGGCTGGCACATCTGATACCACGTATTTTTTCAACCGGTGGGGCAATGCGACAATTATTGATGAGCCGGAACTTTCCGTTGTGAGCGGTGATTCTCCAGCACCCGCTGTTACTGCTCCTCTACCCTCCCCGCTCCCGGTCACCCTTGTCATTTTTGCGATCTCGTGTATTACCATCATCGCAGCAATTCGAAAACACGAGGGGGAGTAATCATGGAGAAAAAAATGAAGGTTTTTCGTAAATGCATCATGGTTACTTCAGTGGTAGCGGTGATATTGTGGACCCTGATCTCAATAGTTTCCGGAGTTCCATTGTATGATTCAATCAATGTCCCTTCATCCACTGTAGGTCAGGGACAGCCCTGGATACTGACCGGAACAGCGCCGGGAGACGAGAACATCCAGGTCTGGATTTTTGGACCCGTTGAGGTATTGTTTTTCCTACAAAAGGTAGAATCCGATGGTTCCTACTCGATCTCATTACTCCCGGAAAAAACCCGGGAAATGGATCCGGGAAATTATCATGCTGTACTCCAGTTTCCGCACGAACCGGGATTATACGATATCAGGGTGAGAGACTGGGAGGTGATAAACACAAAAAAGCCGGCATCACAACAACAGATCTTCTCTTTATTGCCGGGTCCACACACTCCCTTCAGCCGGATTGCATATGCAAGTCTTATCCAGGCGCTGAATGATCCCGCAGTCAATGATACCTACGCGGAGGAATCTTTTTTCATCATACCAGCTCATGGGACAGAACCTGAGAAAGTGCCGATTCTCATTCATCCGATTGAGGATCATACCGTGGGAGATCAATTCGCGATCAATGGCACGACAACCCTTTTTGAAGGTGATGAAATCCTTGTTCAGATCATGCCATCCTCATTCGTACCAGGCCTCAAGATACCGGAAGGTATGCAGCAAGGCACGACCGGGATAGTCTCCGTCATGGGGAGCCACAAGGGAGATAACACCTGGCGTTTTCAGGTCGACACCACCCATTGGCTTGCAGATGAGTATCTCGTGAGTGCGGCAGCGGTCACGGGTAATGCAACCGCCTCTACCCTCTTTACGTTGTATAGCGGATCGATACATATCGATCCCGTAAGCAATCATACCGTAGGGGACACGTTTCCGATAACCGGAACAAGCGTGCTTTCAGAAAACAATCCCCTGTATGTTCAATTACTGTACCAACCTCACATTCTCACCAAAGAAATTACCGCACGGCAACCTTCCTGTGGGGATACCGGAGGTCATGCCACGACAATCAACCGGACATCGCAAAAATATTGGTCGTATGTTCTCAACACCAGCGGATGCACTCCCGGTACGTATCGTGTTGAAGCATTCTCCAGTATCAGTCAGGTCTGGGGAGATGCCCGGCAATTTGAGATCTATCCCGATACCAACACAACTTCCCGTCAGACAACAGGAATTTTTCCGGCAACCTCGAATGCAACGCCGCAAACCCCCACACAACAACCCGCACCGGTGCCGCTCTCAATCCCGTTCGCTGCACTGGTCATTTGTGCCGGTGCAGCCATATTTTTCAGGAGATTACTATGAAAATACCAGAATTTCGCATCATCCTTCTCATACTGGTACTCGTAAGTTTAGCGATAGTCCCAATGGTATCCGGGGAAGAACAGACTAGCAGCGTTCAGGCCACCCCAAATCCGTGTGGAGTAGCAGGCGCTCCCGCTCATTGTATACCCCCCTCATATTTTAAGGATTCAAAACCGGCGACTCCTCTTTCCGAGTCGGAGATGATCAACATCATCATCTCCGGGCAGACGTTCGAGCGGTTCGTCGGGGTAAAGCAGCCGGGCATTCTTGCTGTTCCCCTCTCATATCTCGACTTTTCGGCAAATTTTACCAATTCCACGTTGTCCCCAACATGGCATTATGAAAAAAACCTCGCGCCGGATAAGCCAGTCGCCGTGATCCGCATGTCTGGTAAGATGTATGACCGCATGTTGTCAATGTCGGATGGGAAAAACCTGGAACTACCGGTATCCGTGTACATCCGGCAGTACAGCAACCTCACGGACCTTCACGCACAGATCGCACCTGACGGGGTGTACCTGAATGCTGCGGCACCGGGTATTGATGAAACAGGGACCAGATCGTCCCCCACGGTCCCGACTACAACCCTGATAACTCCTCCCGGCACGCAACCTGCACCGATACCGGCTGTACTCCCTGTCATCGCAATTGGGTGCATAATCATCTCAGCAGCAATTAAAAACCTTAGGAGAGAGTGATGGACAAAAAAAACATTTCTTTCCTGCTCAGCCTCTATCTTATTTTATTCCTCACACTCGTAGCAGCTGGATTCTTCTTTGTGTTCGTCATCAACTGGGAGGACTGGTTCTTTGGGATTAAGCTCAATGGGTGGCCTGCCGGAGTGGCCTTATTTTCAAAAGGGTTCGTTGCTGCACTGCTGATTTTGTTATTATTGAAAGATGAAAGCAGGAGGATCCTGTGGAGTATCCTGTCCCTAGGGTTCCTGGCGTTCGTTTTCATTCTGCCGGTGTTTTCCAGCCAGCAGAACATGCGAAACGAGTTGGGCTGGACCATATTCTGGGCAGAACTTATTGTCCTGGTTGTCATTCCGGTAATTCTGCTCATCGGGTACCTGATAGTGAACCAGAAGAACAAAGAGGATGTGTCTAAACGGTTATGATGAAAAAATTCACTGAAAGTAATCTCTCGTTTATGACCGGAGTTTTAACATTCCTGATCTTTTCTACATATTTTCTTGGCATTGTCCTGTACGGGCGAACGGGAGTTACCGAATCGTTCATCATCGTTGGAATCGGCGTGCTTTTTTGTCTCATGATAATCTACCTTCAAAAGAAATACCCGGTGAAAAAAATCGTTATCGTGATTGGGATGGGCGTCGGGATATCTCTCCTGGTTCTTGTTATAGCGGTACTGATTGGTGCATCACTGGTCAGCAGCCTGAATCCTCCGCCACTGGCGGGATCACCCCCCGATCCCATCGCGCACAACCGCTCGATCACC from Methanoregula sp. harbors:
- a CDS encoding PQQ-binding-like beta-propeller repeat protein, with amino-acid sequence MVLLGALLAGMVLPVNAADTGNSPVPVWSDQTGTRDVLIQCSGNGKYIVSGSDTGILRLYNQTGTILWTFQRDEKMVRSIAISGNGDYVGAVFLNPDAPSFYADGEILFFNRTGSVLWDYTSDYTVERIAISDDGNSIYASGSPNLYSFDRNGTIIGQNVSQGRTWTLDAAGDGSYAVAGGTITDRIHIAGSQTPANRIYAFEKDGTIPWNYSTKQRITSVGVSSEGESIVSAGDSHLYSLDRNGTLMWQFNSSPYYSSVAVSSDGGYTAAGSQYYVRLFNRTGALLWKYEYNSMISSVGLFNDGNVIIAGASDGVYVFNKTGKLLWHYGTPKSVLHVSVAKDGMYFAAGTSDTTYFFNRWGNATIIDEPELSVVSGDSPAPAVTAPLPSPLPVTLVIFAISCITIIAAIRKHEGE